One Sphingopyxis macrogoltabida genomic region harbors:
- a CDS encoding DUF4402 domain-containing protein yields MKRALLGAAIAALAMNASAAQAATATGTAKAKILRQITLTNTSDLQFATIISGATASTVAVSTAGAATCGAGLTCTGTTTAANFNIAGTNGAVVLVGGDSSVTLNGSLGGTMSSTLSYSATSVTLGATGGSFQVGGTLSVGANQASGDYSGTFNVTANYQ; encoded by the coding sequence ATGAAGCGCGCCCTTCTGGGTGCCGCGATTGCTGCTCTCGCCATGAACGCCTCGGCGGCGCAGGCGGCGACGGCCACGGGTACGGCGAAGGCCAAGATCCTGCGCCAGATCACGCTCACCAACACCAGCGACTTGCAGTTTGCGACGATCATCAGCGGCGCGACCGCTTCGACTGTTGCGGTGTCGACCGCCGGCGCGGCGACCTGCGGCGCGGGTCTGACCTGCACCGGCACGACGACGGCGGCCAATTTCAACATCGCCGGTACCAATGGTGCGGTGGTGCTTGTCGGCGGCGATTCGTCGGTGACGCTCAACGGCTCGCTCGGCGGCACGATGAGCTCGACGCTCAGCTATTCGGCGACGAGCGTGACGCTCGGCGCGACCGGCGGCAGCTTCCAGGTCGGCGGCACGCTGAGCGTCGGTGCCAATCAGGCGTCGGGCGACTATTCGGGGACGTTCAACGTCACCGCCAACTACCAGTAA
- a CDS encoding ParB/RepB/Spo0J family partition protein — MTDNNDEIERGAAPVRKRPSGLGRGLNALFGDAAVEAPVLASPGAAKPAPAAGDAVQHIAVGSIRPLPGQPRRHFDEAAIAELADSIGARGLLQPIIVRAAPDGQGYQLVAGERRWRAAQRAGLHQIPALVRELDDAATYEIALVENIQRQDLNAIEEATAYRRLIEDFGHSQEALAKLVGKSRSHVANLMRLLDLPKGVQDLVGDGSLAMGHARALIGATAAEEIARKVVKDGLSVRAVEALVRAEKGGGRKAPLEYKSIDGAGGRDPDIVAVERHLSELLGIGVAIQYAGDGKGALTLKFASLDQLDMICQRLSGESI, encoded by the coding sequence ATGACTGATAATAATGACGAAATTGAAAGGGGTGCGGCGCCGGTGCGCAAGCGGCCCTCGGGGCTGGGGCGCGGGCTCAACGCACTGTTCGGCGACGCGGCGGTCGAGGCGCCGGTGCTGGCGAGCCCGGGTGCCGCCAAACCGGCACCCGCTGCTGGCGACGCAGTCCAGCATATCGCGGTCGGATCGATTCGCCCGCTGCCCGGCCAGCCGCGACGCCATTTCGACGAGGCGGCGATCGCCGAACTCGCCGATTCGATCGGCGCGCGCGGCTTGTTGCAACCGATCATCGTGCGCGCCGCGCCGGATGGTCAGGGATATCAGCTCGTCGCCGGCGAACGGCGCTGGCGCGCGGCGCAGCGCGCCGGACTGCACCAGATTCCCGCGCTCGTGCGCGAGCTCGACGACGCTGCGACCTATGAGATCGCGCTGGTCGAGAATATCCAGCGGCAGGACCTCAACGCGATCGAAGAGGCGACCGCCTATCGCCGCCTGATCGAGGATTTCGGGCACAGCCAGGAAGCGCTGGCCAAGCTGGTCGGCAAGTCGCGCAGCCATGTCGCGAACCTGATGCGCCTGCTCGATCTGCCGAAGGGCGTGCAGGATCTTGTCGGCGACGGGTCGCTGGCGATGGGCCATGCACGCGCGCTGATCGGCGCCACAGCGGCCGAGGAGATTGCACGCAAGGTCGTCAAGGACGGCCTGTCGGTGCGCGCGGTCGAGGCGCTGGTCCGGGCGGAGAAGGGCGGCGGCCGCAAAGCGCCGCTCGAATATAAGAGCATCGACGGCGCCGGCGGGCGCGACCCCGACATCGTCGCGGTCGAACGCCATCTGTCCGAGCTGCTCGGCATCGGCGTCGCGATTCAATATGCCGGCGACGGCAAGGGCGCGCTGACGCTGAAATTCGCTTCGCTCGACCAGCTGGACATGATCTGCCAGCGGCTTTCGGGCGAATCGATCTGA
- a CDS encoding ParA family protein: MIRIAVANQKGGVGKTTTAINLATALAATGWRTLIIDLDPQGNASTGLGIKQSQRDCSSYELLRGDATLAECAIPTAVPRLYIVPATVDLSGAEIELIEYGDRLHRLQQALSGAEAGQWDICLIDCPPSLGMLTLNALIAAESLIVPLQCEFFALEGLSQLLTTVERVHVRFNQKLSILGVALTMFDRRNRLTDQVSDDVREVLGPVVFETVIPRNVRLSEAPSHGLPALIYDHRCTGSAAYIALARELIDRLPNIRKAA; the protein is encoded by the coding sequence ATGATCCGCATTGCCGTGGCGAACCAGAAGGGCGGGGTCGGCAAGACGACGACCGCGATCAATCTCGCCACCGCGCTGGCGGCAACCGGTTGGCGGACGCTGATCATCGACCTCGACCCGCAGGGCAATGCCTCGACCGGGCTCGGGATCAAGCAGTCGCAGCGCGACTGTTCGAGCTACGAGCTGCTGCGCGGCGACGCGACGCTCGCCGAATGCGCTATCCCAACAGCGGTGCCGCGGCTCTATATCGTCCCGGCGACGGTCGATCTGTCGGGCGCCGAGATCGAGCTGATCGAATATGGCGATCGCCTGCACCGGCTGCAGCAGGCATTGTCGGGCGCCGAGGCGGGGCAATGGGACATTTGCCTGATCGACTGCCCGCCGTCGCTCGGTATGCTGACGCTCAATGCGCTGATCGCCGCCGAATCGTTGATCGTGCCGTTGCAATGCGAATTTTTCGCGCTCGAGGGATTGAGCCAGCTGCTGACAACCGTCGAACGCGTCCACGTCCGTTTCAACCAGAAATTATCGATCCTCGGCGTCGCGCTCACCATGTTCGACCGGCGCAACCGGCTGACCGACCAAGTGTCCGACGATGTTCGCGAGGTGTTGGGCCCCGTCGTGTTCGAAACGGTGATTCCGCGCAATGTCCGCCTGTCCGAAGCCCCGAGCCATGGCTTGCCGGCGCTGATCTACGATCATCGTTGCACTGGATCGGCGGCGTATATTGCGCTGGCGCGCGAATTGATCGACCGCCTGCCGAATATTCGCAAGGCGGCGTAA